From one Gossypium hirsutum isolate 1008001.06 chromosome D08, Gossypium_hirsutum_v2.1, whole genome shotgun sequence genomic stretch:
- the LOC121220238 gene encoding nuclear transport factor 2, which produces MASTEQQVPSGITAPTADVVGNAFVHQYYLILHQSPALVHRFYHDNSKLGRPEENGGMSITTTMQAINEKILSLGYGEFLAEITTVDAQDSHNGGVIVLVTGHLTGKDKVKRKFTQSFFLAPQDKGYFVLNDVFRYIDEAKHQSGSQELVSNIEASLITEKDPSPAPEDHIVEQLAAMPEEANGPEVYNPSENGDASIEEEEVPVAEVVDEIPDDSQMFDDSNSKIEEVPKKSYASIVKFMKENAVPLSTPTHSLVKSTVKSHDQPGTVAPPISPAPVSDAQISNNSIPENGINQDVEAEGPSIYVKGLPLNATPSMLENEFKKFGPIKNGGIQVRSQKGFCFGFVEFELASSAQSAIEASPINIGGRNAIVEEKRSTSRGNKGWPSGSGAGYRNDGARGRGNYGGGGGRGYSRGEFGNRSNNRGGYSNRRGDGYQRGDMGSNGGSRMNRTGGLAVNAAAKNMAPRVPAPA; this is translated from the exons ATGGCATCTACTGAACAACAAGTCCCATCTGGAATTACAGCTCCTACTGCTGATGTT GTGGGTAATGCCTTCGTTCATCAATACTACCTTATATTACACCAATCCCCTGCACTGGTTCACCGATTTTACCATGATAACAGCAAACTCGGTCGCCCTGAAGAAAATGGCGGCATGAGTATCACAACAACCATGCAA GCCATCAATGAGAAGATACTCTCACTTGGTTATGGAGAATTTCTGGCTGAGATAACAACTGTAGATGCACAAGACTCACACAATGGTGGAGTAATTGTTCTTGTGACTGGGCATTTAACTGGAAAGGACAAAGTAAAGCGGAAATTCACTCAGAGTTTCTTTTTGGCACCTCAAGACAAGGgctattttgttttaaatgatgTATTTAGATACATTGATGAAGCCAAACATCAAAGTGGAAGCCAGGAACTAGTTAGTAATATTGAAGCTTCTCTTATTACCGAGAAGG ATCCTTCTCCTGCTCCTGAGGATCACATTGTTGAGCAACTGGCTGCAATGCCTGAAGAAGCTAATGGGCCAGAAGTTTATAACCCTTCTGAAAATGGAGATGCTTCTATTGAAGAAGAGGAAGTACCGGTGGCTGAGGTTGTAGATGAAATTCCTGATGATTCGCAAATGTTTGATGACTCCAACTCCAAAATTGAGGAAGTGCCAAAGAAATCATATGCGTCTATT gtgaagtttatgaaggagaACGCAGTTCCTTTATCCACCCCTACGCATTCCCTTGTGAAGTCTACAGTTAAGAGCCATGACCAACCAGGAACTGTGGCACCACCTATTTCTCCAGCCCCAGTGTCTGATGCACAGATATCCAACAACAGTATTCCAGAAAATGGGATCAATCAAGATGTGGAAG CTGAGGGCCCCTCCATCTATGTCAAAGGTCTGCCCCTGAATGCCACACCTAGCATGCTGGAGAATGAGTTTAAGAAGTTTGGACCTATTAAGAACGGTGGTATTCAAGTTCGAAGTCAGAAG GGATTCTGTTTTGGTTTTGTGGAGTTTGAACTTGCAAGTTCTGCTCAAAGTGCCATAGAG GCTTCACCTATAAATATTGGTGGGCGCAATGCAATTGTTGAAGAAAAGCGGTCTACCTCTCGAG GGAACAAAGGATGGCCTTCTGGTTCAGGGGCTGGATACAGAAATGATGGAGCAAGAGGGAGGGGAAActatggtggtggtggtggcagGGGCTACAGccggggtgagtttggaaacagGAGCAACAACCGAGGAGGGTATTCCAACCGCAGAGGTGATGGATATCAAAGGGGTGACATGGGGAGTAATGGTGGCAGCCGCATGAACCGCACTGGTGGACTTGCTGTTAATGCAGCAGCGAAGAACATGGCACCAAGGGTACCTGCCCCTGCTTGA
- the LOC107918866 gene encoding 40S ribosomal protein S8: MGISRDSMHKRRSTGGKQKAWRKKRKYELGRQPGNTKLSSNKTVRRIRVRGGNVKWRALRLDTGNYSWGSESVTRKTRILDVVYNASNNELVRTQTLVKSAIIQVDAAPFKQWYLQHYGIDIGRKKKMASKKEATEEPEGAAEETKRSKHVARKLEKRQKDRKLDPHVEEQFGGGRLLACISSRPGQCGRADGYILEGKELEFYMKKMHKKKGKGAGAA, from the exons ATGG gtATTTCCAGGGATTCTATGCACAAGAGACGTTCCACCGGTGGCAAGCAGAAGGCTTGGAGGAAGAAACGAAA GTATGAACTCGGCCGCCAGCCAGGAAATACAAAGCTATCAAGCAACAAAACCGTCAGGAGAATCCGTGTTAGAGGAGGCAACGTGAAGTGGAGAGCGTTGAGATTGGATACAGGCAACTATTCATGGGGTAGTGAATCCGTAACCCGTAAGACTCGTATTCTCGATGTCGTATATAACGCCTCGAACAATGAGCTTGTTCGCACACAGACTCTGGTAAAGAGTGCCATTATTCAAGTTGATGCGGCTCCGTTTAAGCAATGGTACCTTCAGCACTACGGCATTGACATtgggaggaagaagaagatggcCTCTAAGAAGGAAGCTACTGAG GAACCAGAAGGGGCTGCCGAGGAAACCAAGAGGAGTAAGCATGTAGCAAGGAAGCTTGAGAAGCGCCAAAAAGATCGCAAACTTGATCCTCACGTTGAAGAACAATTTGGTGGTGGTAGATTGTTGGCATGCATATCTTCCAGGCCAGGTCAATGTGGCAGAGCTGATGG gtACATATTGGAAGGTAAAGAACTGGAGTTCTATATGAAGAAAATGCATAAGAAGAAGGGCAAGGGTGCGGGAGCTGCTTAG